The genomic interval CGGGTATTTGTACCGTCCATAGCAGTAATTACTGTTTTATTTTTTACGCTTACCACTAAAGCCAGATTATTATTACTCATAAATACCAGTGACTCTTTAGCTCCTTTTTGTGCAGCTTTTTCCACTGCGTCATTTAATTTACCTAATTCAGCTTGTCCCAATTTAATATTTCTGCTTTGTAGCCGTTCTAAAGCATGCTGTGAAAAGGTTACACCCGCCATCTCTTTAGTTAAAATCTGATTAAAAGGTGTAGCATTGTTCTTAATTTGACCATTTGCATTACTACTCAAATTACTAGCAAGATTATTTA from Pelosinus sp. IPA-1 carries:
- a CDS encoding TIGR02530 family flagellar biosynthesis protein is translated as MTDNSIYRLQQPLIPVNNLASNLSSNANGQIKNNATPFNQILTKEMAGVTFSQHALERLQSRNIKLGQAELGKLNDAVEKAAQKGAKESLVFMSNNNLALVVSVKNKTVITAMDGTNTRDNVFTNIDSAVIV